Part of the Syntrophales bacterium genome is shown below.
AACTTCCCTATATCATGCATGAATCCCGCGATAGCTATCTTGAGAACAGTTTCATCCATAATAGATTCTCCTTCTGGTCATTTTGGTTATAGTATTAAATGCTTATCCTTTACTCAAGCATTGCAACGTTGCCGTTTAAGGCCAGTTCTTCGGCATACCCTTCGTCAGGAGATGTGAAATTCGTTCTTTAGTCAGACATTTATGTGCCTTTTCGTCAAAGGTAAGCCATATCCCCTTCATTTCCTTCGCCAGAGAAGCATAACAGGCATCGTATCCGGTCAGCCCTTTTTTCACAAAGCGGGTGGCCTGATTGGCCAGGTTTTCAGTCATGGGCTGCCTGAAAATCCCGCCGTTTAAAATTGGGAGCATGGCCTTGATGAAGACATCGTGGCCCTTCGGATGAACGCGGCACAATACCGCATATACCTCAAAACAAAACAATTCCGGAACGGCAAAATGTTCAGGATTATCAATCAAGCTCCGAAGAACGGCATCGGCATGAGGGTGACTTTCATTTTCCAGAAACCAGCGAACAGCTACGGAAGCATCGACAATCCAGATCATTTTCCATAACCCCGCAATTCCCGAAGCACCTGAACACTGTTTTTTACCTCAAGACTGTCGGCCTTCATGCCTTCGATGATTTCAAGCAGTTGTTTTTTCTGTTCCTCCGCCTGATAGTCCAAAAATCTTTTTTTGAATTGTTCCGGTGTAATGAGCACGGCTTTGATTTCCTTTCCTTTGCTTATCAGAATGGGTTCGGAAGTTCTCGCAAGCATTTCCAAAACCTCTCCCAGGTTGTTTCTAATCTTAAGCGCATTTACCGTCTTCATGAGAAAACCTCCCCTTATTCTGGTTTATTACGACCAGTATATGAGGACATATTACCTATGTCAAGTGTAGATATGTATATACATAAAATAGTGACAATAAAAACATTGAGATTGCCGCGCCCTTCGGGCTCGCAATGACCAAATGCATCTGCATTAGAAGATGACTCTGATCTTATCCCTGTCGATCTTTATCCCATATTTCGTGTCGGGC
Proteins encoded:
- a CDS encoding type II toxin-antitoxin system VapC family toxin, which codes for MIWIVDASVAVRWFLENESHPHADAVLRSLIDNPEHFAVPELFCFEVYAVLCRVHPKGHDVFIKAMLPILNGGIFRQPMTENLANQATRFVKKGLTGYDACYASLAKEMKGIWLTFDEKAHKCLTKERISHLLTKGMPKNWP
- a CDS encoding type II toxin-antitoxin system Phd/YefM family antitoxin, encoding MKTVNALKIRNNLGEVLEMLARTSEPILISKGKEIKAVLITPEQFKKRFLDYQAEEQKKQLLEIIEGMKADSLEVKNSVQVLRELRGYGK